cgttgttacttttattgtatctctcaacctctcaagcagaaaagaaaaaatgcacgaaatcagttggtagttagacaaTTATGAGtaaattcttccaaactatgaaATGACTTcccaataattgttgagaattgctCAAAGCTTAACAAGAGCGAATTCGTACAACTAAAGTTTATACTGTCATACGCTTGACCTAATTAGGCAAGTAGAGAATATACATTTTGATCTTGAGAAGTTTAATACAGCTGTCGTGCTTGATCTAGTAATAGACGTTACGTTAAAATCCAGAGGAAAAAAATCCCCCATTAAATTGTTTACACACAAGATACTACCCCTTAAGTATACCAAAATTAACAACTGAAGGCGATGGAACAGTCTTCTGCGTACTTAGTCACCTCCAAGATACTTAAGAGACTCTAAGTATCTTGGTaacctctatatatttatttctctatgatcACAAACCCttacagataatatatatattttagtttgttcatgccattataaaatatttattgaaaagagCTTTTTGTTTGTCAACTTTGTTCGAATTTCGATACCGACTGGTGCGGAAAAgatgtggtaaaaaaataatctatgcaAAAGGGTATTGCTCAGATATGTCATCTTTAAGTCGCACATTTaggcaaaaaattattcagtctatatatattagaaaaacgtatattttttattttgcgtAAACCCCTTTTGAAAGACTTTTTGcttatccataaaaatattaataaagttattttctaaagaaaccCGATCCCTGAATTACTTCACATTGACATCAACGATGTCACACATATAGGATATTAAAGAGTGTTATGGAGGAGATaaatagctgtcatgacgttttattccATGAGGCAGAAGCAGCTATGAGAAACACAAATTcagggttatatttttttcacctatAAAAATAACCTAGGCAAAACGTCATTGTTCGTCTTTAGCAGGACTGAGACAACGGGTATGAGGAGTGATAAAAATCGTGTGGATTTTCGGCAtgctaaaaataaaccaaaagtcaacatggtaaccctgataatggTTTGAAAGAGAGCAGTTTAAtcattgattactttatacttggatataCTATTTAGTCTTGAATTCATGCAACCTTTCTAATCAATTCTCTTCTACTGGCATACTGagagttttgaaaatataatttgatctttcctttctgaaaatttaaaaagaaaaagatacacACCACACTGGATCGTCcgtgatgaaaaaaagaatactatttttatagattagGAAAATGTCTGCCAAAAAGATCTTATGAGTATTCTTTGAAAGAAGGTTTTTTGACAATcatcttgttttgtttttttataattattttttttgtctttttgagttggtaatctgaagaatgaattttctattcatcccctattgtcattattatttaattcctgatgtGTGAAATTCCTTTCCTACTGCATACAATCATATACATAACTGGATTAATCATTTGTTATCGGAGAgtatttgttacagagttataactCTAAGTCCTtttttgactcagagtagaattgaggaccccgacatcattgtttatttcattctcctagtctgggttaccatattgatttttgcttcttttttttttaacctgctCAAAATGCTAACGAATTTCAGCAGTACGACTACTCGTAGTCCCGGCTCTCCTAAAGATgaacaatgaaatttaatataggATATTTTCAATCATGTAaatcaagttaattttttagcaggccagtatttttatcattggtaaaataaaaaaggaattttcttttccttaccagttgtcattttttttaaattcctgagCAGTGAACATCCTTACCTAAATagactcaattatatttaaaacctgattgaagaatcgtgtgtgctcataaacgacagagtgtaaccctgaggatatattgcggagttataattgtaagtccttgttggactcggagatgaattggggatcaacatcggagtaattctagcaaatgtccttctttatattcttttctccttcctcccttatcacagctgattgtagctgatctaatgaaacgtcataagcatttttctttatctcctccaaaactttcttcaaattgtcagggttacaatattattgattttcggtttttttttttttaccttcccATTGTTTCACAGGATTTTCATTAgtagttattattatagattagtGTTTATTTCACTCTTCTCATGGCTGTCTGCAGCTGATCCAATGTAACGTCATGACTGCTCCTCTTtttaacattcttcaaatttgtcaaggtgaccacgttaattttcggtttcttttcttttagaaTACTGTTAGATGATATTATTCTAAACTATGACTATCGCACCTCCACCGCCCCAAATACAACCGTAGTCATGACTCTGCTgagcaataatatttttttaccaaatgaCAATTTTCCTACACTAagtgtaatcgaaattcgaataAAGCTGGAAATTAAACTGTCTCAATTACCTACATTATACAACAACTAGTACtatcaaatatcaatttatattaagcCTATTATCATAGAAGGAAAACTAGATTACTTTTTCCGTAGCATTTATTCGAACCATACGCAGATTCTTTTGTGGATGATTTTGTAGGTGGTCCAAAGGTGGATTTATGAACGCACAAATTATCCTTTCCATCCCAGTTCCAAAAACGACAAGAGCTTCCATTCCTCATTGCACAGTACCAGCTGCAATCCTGAAGGTTCACGGCTTTTGTCTCTTTACTTTGAAAAAGATCGGGGTACTTCAAATCGAAACCTTGAACACTGCATTCAGGCCAATGCTCTATTTTTGTTAGTTCAATATTGTTGTATATGTAAAGcaaaaacaaatagatttttatacaaaaatgatatatttggaactagtgttgtgtcagtcaatatttattcggtccagtccaattTTAGAGCAGTTCCAGAAGTTCTTAAGACTATCAATCCTTCGAactctcagtactagaacttatttaaaaaagaaaagaaataaaggtTAGTCAAGCAccgaaatttataagttttaccGCTGACAcgcaggactgaactgaaccgaACCGAGATTGACCTGCAGTCatcaatcctaaataaggaataGCACAATACTACGTGAAACACATTTTAAAACCCGTGATGCATTAAATTAAGTTGACAGAGTTGGGTCGTTATTTTGGAAGTCTCAtgtgattttattgatatactAGCAGGTGTAACTCGGAGTAATTGGACAAAATTATTTgcggaaaaaagtttttcaactcCTTCGTTACCCATATTCATTGTAgagtcaaattttaatttatatgaacaattaTGCCGTAggttaaatttaaacaattacttaaaaagtaaaattattgcAAAGAAAATCTAAAAGGTATTTAatgtctatattaataaagcaaagtgtgtctatCTGAATATATGCCAACAAGTCACCGGGGGCATTTTATAAGGTTTTGAAGTGAGAGGAATTCCGCTTAGTTATTGATGAGGAATTTGAGATTTTGTAAGGATCAGTACATAGGGATCAACTACCAAGTACCTCAAGAGAGTCCTCTCCATGAGACATAAGAAAGGGGGGAAATATGAAGGTCGAGAATTTATTACTAAGTATCTCGTCTGGTATTTCGATCTTTCGAACTGCCCCTCAGATAAAGAGGCAGACGCCTCACATATTGCCTTGATAGAAAAATCTCATCAAAAAGTTGTGATTTTGACCTTTCAAAGGTATCAAGAACTGCTTCTCTCAGCTCTTTATATTTAGAAGATCGTCTAACGGTTGAACTAACTTCTGGTACAACATTTGAAGGTAACTCCATGAGAGCCTGGTAGAACTTAATAATATCAGTATCAGTTGTAGCTTTTTGCAGACGGAATTGAAATCGTGTAGTTCAGTGTAAATAATTAAGTGTGTGCACAGGAAAAGAATTGATaaccaactattttttttctctatcgTAGATTCTCAAGAAAAAGATCTACAAGACTAATATACACATAAAGTGCATTCAATCATATGAAATCCTGCATACCACAAAACATCTAGGACCCAGAGTCATCACAATTACTAATACGATCCCTTTGAAAAGTACTTCCaaacatatgtttaaaaaattatactatcgTTAAATTATCGTTTTAAACCCGAGCACATTAATTGTAAGTTAAATCTTACAACATAAATGTCATGCacggttatgaaaaaaaaaaactgtctagAGGAAAATAACGATCCCTAATCTGTTTACCATCAGTTCCTGGGCTACAATCCCGAAAGCCATATAAATGTCCCAAGTCCCTACTATTTCCATTCTTTTTGATTTCCGAGTTATTTCTTCCATGAAACAAATTGCAAGTATAATTCTTGTAGGTCCACAACTTGCAACTATTCCTAGAGAGGCACTCTGTTGCACATGCCTCAGATGAATATACCCATCCTCTTTCCAACAAGTCATTTTCTCCAACGATAGCAAAATCCAGGCAGTTTGGCCACTCTTTTAATGAGAAGAGTCCTTTAACAGCAAAAATGAGTAGTATCCAGGCCTTCATCATTTTAGTAAATGagttgaaattgaataaaaataaggatttagagcttttttgtttgtttgttttcaaaaagAACAACAATTGAAACTAAGACAACCGTGGATTTTCTTACAAttcaatgtttatttactttGGTTGCGAATACAAAAAATCATGGgtagggacaaaaaaaaatcaaagtttagtttttttgaacatattgaacaatttatccattaacatcaataaaataaaacaaagaaacatgGAAGATTCGTCATACATAGGTCAATTCATTATtgataatagtttaaaaaaaattaagtgtatatatgtctatataatatatatattccatttcTCAACAACATAAGCGTGAGAGTAGTagtattattaatcaaatttatataaaaaaatgcttccatcttcctttcaaataaacataatttctgacaaatattatttacatataataataataattaatgaattaattatctgtAAACAATAACTAagctctaatatatatatatatatatgtatttaatttgtgTTCTCTCTTCAAATATGAAGAGAGGTGGAGTACTATAAAAACgaacattaaatataaacaatattggTTACTCTTTTCTATGGGGGTAGGGGAGAGGcttgtttgattttaataatgataCCAAAATGAGgtaatatttgagaaaataaaactgaaatGGTGTTGTACAGAGGAGTATAACTAAATGCAATTCCTATAGGGCTCAAACAATAGAACTTatgataacaataataataataataatatttgctcTCTTCcaatcgaaaataaaaatataagtagttTAAAGTATTGAATAGAAGATGCTTGTAACATGTACATACATTAGGAtgattgagtaaaaaaatggaagGCAATTATGGATGCGCAATTCATTAGACGCAAGtgtgctattattattattgtacaacCTTATTGAGTACGTAAGAAGAAGCAATACGTATCCTAACGAAGTAAATCCGGTAAATGTCCACTCGACTCCTCTATGATACGAATTTGATTTCCTTTTATAGTGGCTACTTCCTCATTATTTCCTTGATTCCCTGGAGAAGAGGAACTGGGAGGAGGATCCGAAGCAGTAGCAACCTGACGTGGTGCATGATCCACTTCCTCTTCCGTCACCTCTTGAAAACGCCCCTCTAACCCCGACCTTCTTCTAATCCTCCGTACACGACTAAGAGATTCTTCTCGCTGAGGTGGTTCATTGGAGGATGCTGTTACTCCCTCATTCATTAAATCCTCATTGATGAGTCGTTTTCTTTCTTTGGCCATAGAGACTCTTAGATTTTCTTCGAAATGATAGCGGCACAGCTTAACACTTGAGAAGAGGAAAAGACCAAACCAAGTGGTAAAGCACATCCAGATGCCAAATTGTGCAGTGAACATCTGTAGGAAAAAGCCTGAAGAGTCAATAGCGTCCTTTTTGTCTATGTCATTTCCAGTAGCATCAGAGCACTTTTCGAATCGCAGAGTTATTTCGTCACACCAGACTTTGAAGCCTAGGGAAATGGAAGAAAGAGGAAATAGAAGGCGTGATTATAAATATGAGATTTGCCTACGTACCCAGAGTGACAAAAAGGGCTGCAGCCAGTGTGAGGCCAGCCATAAGAGCACCGAGGATCACGTCAATAAAAGCTGAGAAAAAGGAGGAGTCCTTTGCTCTAAATGCAAACTTGGAGAGTCGAAAGATTTGAAAGGAGGAGAGTGCAAAAGTGATGACAGCCACAAATATAACGTAGTTGCAGTAGGCTTGGGATGCCCAATCCACTAGAAATTGCCCATCTTCCTCCTGCCAGACTCCTGTGCTAAATAGCAGACAATGTCCTTTGAACTGATCCTGATGGAGACTCATGGGAATGACAATGCAGAGAGAAAGGATCCAGGAGGCGCAGTACAAACCGATCTGCACGAGAAGAACCGCGTTGTTCAGTATTCGGAGCGCCATCTTGCCTGATCAGAGCTCAAAACTAGAGTGAACTTTGTACAGctagag
The Lepeophtheirus salmonis chromosome 10, UVic_Lsal_1.4, whole genome shotgun sequence DNA segment above includes these coding regions:
- the LOC121125279 gene encoding transmembrane protein 179: MALRILNNAVLLVQIGLYCASWILSLCIVIPMSLHQDQFKGHCLLFSTGVWQEEDGQFLVDWASQAYCNYVIFVAVITFALSSFQIFRLSKFAFRAKDSSFFSAFIDVILGALMAGLTLAAALFVTLGFKVWCDEITLRFEKCSDATGNDIDKKDAIDSSGFFLQMFTAQFGIWMCFTTWFGLFLFSSVKLCRYHFEENLRVSMAKERKRLINEDLMNEGVTASSNEPPQREESLSRVRRIRRRSGLEGRFQEVTEEEVDHAPRQVATASDPPPSSSSPGNQGNNEEVATIKGNQIRIIEESSGHLPDLLR